The DNA window CGACTTTTACGGTGTCTCGCATGGCATCACCGGCAAGCAGCCGATCGTAGTAGCCGCCGCCATATCCGAGTCGGTATCCGTGCCGGTCAAAACAGACTGCCGGTATGATGGCGAGATCCGGCGTACACGAGGCCACGGGCGGGCATCGCTTGGCGTCCGGTTCAAGAATGGAAAATGCGCCCGGAATCAGGTCGTCCTCGCATGAGGCGCAGGCAATGTCCATATGGCCGTATTCGTCCGGGCGACATCGGGGCATGAGGACCCGGCATGACCGATCCCACAATTCTTTGACTAGCGGCCGGACATCCAATTCTTCCCGAACCGGCCAGTACAGCAGAACCTCTTTGGCCGAGTGCCATATATCCAGAGAACGGACATGTTCTCCGGCGGCGTGGCTGCGATTCTGGCCCCAGGAAGGGGAGAGTGCAGCGCGTCGTTTTCGCAGGGCGGTTCGCAATTGCTGTTTGTCCATATCCGTCATGGCGTGAGCCTACCACGCACGCTACGGACAATCCAGCGCGGAGAATATCCCCGCTTGGGTTTCGGTGCATCTTGTTGTATCGTGGCCAACGGTATCAATACAACTGATTGCGCGGGGTAACGATGGCTGCAAACATACTGGTTCTCGACGACGAAAAAAATTATCTGCTCATTCTGGAAACCATCCTTGAAGACGAGGGATACACGGTCACCACCCTGTCCGACCCCGAAATGGGGCTGGCCTATCTCGAAGATTCCGAGGTGGACATCATCCTGACCGACATGAAAATGCCCGGTTTGACGGGGCAGGACGTGTTGGAACAGTGCAAAAAGAAGTACCCGCATATTCCGGTGCTCATCATGACCGCTTTCGGGTCCATCGAAGCTGCGGTCGAGGCCATGCGGATCGGTGCATTC is part of the Pseudodesulfovibrio sp. JC047 genome and encodes:
- a CDS encoding 5-formyltetrahydrofolate cyclo-ligase; amino-acid sequence: MTDMDKQQLRTALRKRRAALSPSWGQNRSHAAGEHVRSLDIWHSAKEVLLYWPVREELDVRPLVKELWDRSCRVLMPRCRPDEYGHMDIACASCEDDLIPGAFSILEPDAKRCPPVASCTPDLAIIPAVCFDRHGYRLGYGGGYYDRLLAGDAMRDTVKVGVGYAFQLIDALPVQPWDIPVDIICTDEEIWRP